In Dromiciops gliroides isolate mDroGli1 chromosome 5, mDroGli1.pri, whole genome shotgun sequence, the following are encoded in one genomic region:
- the KDELR3 gene encoding ER lumen protein-retaining receptor 3, which translates to MNLFRILGDVSHLLAMILLLVKIWRSKSCRGISGKSQVLFALVFTTRYLDLFTNFISVYNTVMKVIFLLCSYVTVYMIYRKFWKSFDSENDTFRLEFLLVPVTGLSFLENYSFTPLEILWTFSIYLESVAILPQLFMISRTGEAETITTHYLFFLGLYRALYLANWIWRYHTENFYDQIAVVSGVVQTIFYCDFFYLYVTKVLKGKKLSLPMPV; encoded by the exons ATGAACCTGTTCCGGATCCTGGGGGACGTCTCCCACTTACTGGCCATGATCCTCTTACTGGTCAAAATCTGGAGATCCAAGTCCTGCCGAG gaatctCTGGAAAGAGCCAGGTCCTATTTGCTCTCGTCTTTACAACTCGATACCTAGACCTGTTCACCAACTTTATTTCTGTCTACAACACGGTGATGAAG GTGATTTTCCTGCTGTGTTCCTATGTCACCGTCTACATGATTTACCGGAAATTTTGGAAATCGTTTGACAGTGAGAATGACACGTTCCGCCTAGAGTTTCTCTTGGTCCCAGTCACCGGTCTCTCCTTCCTTGAGAACTACAGCTTCACCCCATTGGAG ATCCTCTGGACTTTCTCTATCTACCTGGAGTCGGTGGCAATCCTGCCCCAGCTTTTCATGATCAGCAGGACCGGGGAGGCAGAGACCATCACCACGCACTACCTCTTCTTTCTGGGGCTTTACCGAGCACTTTATCTGGCTAACTGGATCTGGCGGTACCACACAGAAAATTTCTACGACCAAATAGCTGTGGTGTCTGGAGTGGTACAAACCATCTTCTACTGTGACTTCTTCTACCTGTATGTGACCAAAG TCCTTAAAGGAAAGAAGTTAAGCCTCCCAATGCCAGTTTGA